From Streptomyces sp. NBC_00690, a single genomic window includes:
- a CDS encoding ABC-F family ATP-binding cassette domain-containing protein has protein sequence MSTAPTFITCSALSFAWPDGTAVFDDFHLSVGPGRTGLIGLNGSGKSTLLKLIAADLTPTEGTVRTMGEVGYLPQNVVLDTALRVDDVLGIAAKRNALHAIEAGEASEENFTTVGDDWDIEERARATLDQLGLGRIGLDRTLGEVSGGEGVLLRLAALTLARPAVLLLDEPTNNLDLHARRRLYDTVDSWSGVMVVVSHDRELLERVDQIADLREGEVAWYGGNYSAYEEALATQQEAAERMVRVAEADVQRQKRELAAAQVKLTRRKRYGQKMYDTKREPKIVMGERKRSAQVSAGKHQIMHAGKLAEAKERLDEAVEAVRDDDEIRIELPYTQVHPGRGVLRLTELELRYGAPFQGEFELRGPERVALVGRNGAGKTTLLRTIAGEVEPVSGQADTEVPLRFLPQRLDVLVDELTVVENVARFAPAATNNRIRAQLARFLFRGARADQLAGTLSGGERFRATLAALLLAEPAPQLLMLDEPTNNLDMASVRRLTAALDAYEGALIVASHDVPFLESIGVTRWLLLDGGLHDITVEDVREGRLDMPR, from the coding sequence ATGTCTACTGCCCCCACATTCATCACCTGCTCCGCCCTCTCCTTCGCCTGGCCGGACGGAACGGCGGTCTTCGACGACTTCCACCTTTCGGTCGGCCCGGGCCGCACCGGGCTCATCGGGCTCAACGGTTCGGGGAAGTCGACCCTGCTCAAACTGATCGCCGCGGACCTCACCCCCACTGAGGGCACGGTCCGCACGATGGGCGAGGTCGGCTACCTCCCGCAGAACGTGGTGCTCGACACGGCGCTGCGCGTCGACGACGTCCTGGGCATCGCGGCGAAACGCAATGCGCTGCACGCCATCGAGGCGGGTGAAGCGAGCGAGGAGAACTTCACCACGGTGGGGGACGACTGGGACATCGAGGAGCGGGCCCGTGCGACGCTCGACCAACTCGGCCTCGGCCGCATCGGACTCGACCGTACGCTCGGCGAGGTGTCGGGCGGGGAGGGCGTGTTGTTGCGCCTCGCCGCACTGACACTGGCTCGACCCGCCGTCCTGCTGCTCGACGAACCGACGAACAACCTGGACCTCCATGCGCGACGGCGGTTGTACGACACCGTGGACTCCTGGTCCGGTGTGATGGTGGTGGTCAGCCACGATCGCGAACTCCTGGAACGGGTGGACCAGATCGCCGACCTGCGCGAAGGGGAGGTCGCCTGGTACGGAGGGAACTACTCCGCGTACGAGGAGGCGCTCGCGACACAGCAGGAGGCGGCCGAGCGCATGGTCCGGGTCGCGGAGGCGGACGTCCAGCGGCAGAAGCGCGAGTTGGCGGCGGCCCAGGTGAAGCTGACCCGCCGCAAGCGCTACGGCCAGAAGATGTACGACACCAAGCGCGAACCCAAGATCGTGATGGGCGAGCGCAAACGGTCGGCGCAGGTGAGCGCGGGCAAGCACCAGATCATGCACGCCGGAAAGCTGGCGGAGGCCAAGGAACGGCTCGACGAAGCCGTGGAAGCGGTCCGGGACGACGATGAGATCCGCATCGAGCTCCCCTACACCCAGGTCCATCCGGGTCGGGGGGTACTGCGGCTCACGGAGTTGGAGCTGCGCTATGGAGCTCCGTTCCAGGGCGAGTTCGAGTTGCGTGGTCCCGAGCGGGTCGCCCTGGTGGGTCGCAACGGCGCGGGCAAGACCACGTTGCTGCGCACGATCGCGGGCGAGGTGGAACCGGTCTCGGGCCAGGCGGACACGGAGGTCCCCCTGCGCTTCCTTCCGCAACGGCTCGACGTCCTCGTCGATGAACTGACCGTCGTGGAGAACGTGGCACGATTCGCCCCGGCCGCGACCAACAACCGAATCCGGGCGCAGCTCGCGCGCTTCCTGTTCCGTGGCGCGCGGGCGGACCAGCTCGCGGGGACCCTCTCGGGCGGGGAGCGTTTCCGGGCGACGCTCGCCGCACTGCTCCTCGCGGAACCCGCACCACAGCTGTTGATGCTCGACGAGCCAACCAACAATCTCGACATGGCCAGTGTGCGCAGGTTGACCGCGGCACTGGACGCCTACGAAGGGGCGCTGATCGTGGCCAGTCACGATGTGCCGTTCCTGGAGTCCATCGGTGTCACGCGCTGGCTCCTGTTGGACGGAGGGCTCCATGACATCACTGTGGAGGACGTACGGGAGGGACGGTTGGACATGCCCCGGTAG
- a CDS encoding acetyl-CoA C-acetyltransferase, with protein MSTEAYVYDAIRTPRGRGKADGALHGTKPIDLVVGLIREVRRRHPSLDPAAIDDVVLGVVGPVGDQGSDIARIAAIAAGLPDTVAGVQENRFCASGLEAVNMAAMKVRSGWEDLVLAGGVESMSRVPMASDGGAWFADPMTNHTVGFVPQGIGADLIATIEGFSRRDVDEYAALSQERAAQAWKAGRFDRSIVPVRDRNGLVVLDRDEHMRPGTTADSLAALKPAFAGIGDLGGFDAVALQKYHWVEQIDHVHHAGNSSGIVDGAALVAIGSRAIGERYGLTPRARIVSAAVSGSEPTIMLTGPAPATRKALAKAGLTIEDMDLIEINEAFAGVVLRFARDLDLSLDRINVNGGAIALGHPLGATGAMILGTLIDELERQDKRYGLVTLCVGGGMGIATVVERI; from the coding sequence GTGAGTACCGAAGCGTATGTGTACGACGCGATCCGCACTCCTCGCGGACGCGGCAAGGCCGACGGAGCGCTCCACGGCACCAAACCGATCGACCTCGTCGTCGGACTGATCCGGGAGGTCCGTCGCCGCCACCCCTCGCTCGACCCGGCGGCGATCGACGATGTCGTGCTCGGCGTGGTCGGGCCGGTCGGTGACCAGGGTTCCGACATCGCCCGGATCGCCGCCATCGCCGCCGGGCTCCCCGACACGGTCGCCGGGGTACAGGAGAACCGCTTCTGTGCTTCGGGTCTGGAAGCGGTCAACATGGCGGCGATGAAGGTCCGCTCGGGCTGGGAGGACCTGGTCCTCGCCGGCGGCGTCGAGTCCATGTCCCGGGTGCCGATGGCATCGGACGGCGGCGCCTGGTTCGCCGACCCGATGACCAATCACACGGTCGGCTTCGTCCCCCAGGGCATCGGGGCCGACCTCATCGCCACCATCGAGGGCTTCTCCCGCCGCGACGTCGACGAGTACGCCGCACTCTCCCAGGAGCGCGCCGCCCAGGCATGGAAGGCCGGCCGCTTCGACCGGTCGATCGTCCCGGTCCGCGACCGCAACGGCCTCGTCGTCCTCGACCGCGACGAACACATGCGCCCCGGCACCACCGCCGACTCCCTCGCCGCGCTCAAGCCGGCCTTCGCCGGCATCGGCGACCTCGGTGGCTTCGACGCGGTGGCACTCCAGAAGTACCACTGGGTCGAACAGATCGACCATGTGCACCACGCGGGCAACTCGTCCGGCATCGTGGACGGCGCGGCCCTGGTGGCGATCGGGTCGCGCGCCATCGGCGAACGGTACGGACTCACCCCACGGGCGCGGATCGTCTCCGCCGCCGTCTCCGGGTCGGAACCGACCATCATGCTCACGGGTCCGGCGCCCGCCACCCGCAAGGCGCTCGCCAAAGCCGGGCTCACCATCGAAGACATGGACCTCATCGAGATCAACGAGGCGTTCGCCGGGGTGGTCCTGCGCTTCGCCCGCGATCTGGACCTGTCCTTGGACCGGATCAACGTCAATGGCGGCGCCATCGCCCTGGGGCATCCGCTCGGCGCGACGGGAGCGATGATCCTCGGCACCCTCATCGACGAACTGGAGCGCCAGGACAAGCGGTACGGACTGGTCACCCTGTGCGTCGGCGGTGGCATGGGCATCGCGACCGTGGTGGAACGCATCTAG
- a CDS encoding (4Fe-4S)-binding protein, with product MAQPKEYTGREITVTFAPRLCLHAAECIRGLSEVFDLERRPWISPDDAPADQVAEVVRRCPSGALRYQYVDGTDEEPDRPTLVTTTAVGQLVLRGDLIVRSEEGDSQETRVTLCGCGASENQPYCDHSGRCGTD from the coding sequence ATGGCCCAGCCCAAGGAGTACACCGGCCGGGAGATCACCGTGACCTTTGCGCCCCGGCTCTGTCTCCATGCCGCCGAGTGCATCCGGGGCCTGTCCGAGGTCTTCGACCTCGAACGGCGCCCCTGGATCTCCCCGGACGACGCACCGGCGGACCAGGTCGCCGAGGTGGTGCGCCGCTGCCCTTCCGGAGCCCTGCGCTACCAGTACGTCGACGGCACGGACGAGGAGCCCGACCGACCCACCCTGGTCACTACCACCGCAGTGGGGCAACTGGTGCTCCGGGGCGATCTGATCGTCCGGTCGGAGGAGGGCGACAGCCAGGAAACCAGAGTGACTCTCTGTGGCTGCGGAGCGAGCGAAAACCAACCGTACTGCGACCATTCGGGCCGCTGCGGCACGGACTGA
- a CDS encoding endonuclease V produces the protein MKIIDVPADWPADESTALAVQDALRDRLVLDEPGPEPGTGRVTGVDVAYDDDLDLVAAAAVVLDARTHTVIEESTAVCRVAFPYVPGLLAFREIPAVLGALAALAGDPGLLVCDGYGRAHPRRFGLASHLGVVTGLPSIGVAKNPFVFSHPEPGPHRGDTAPLIADDGEEVGRALRTQDRVKPVYVSVGHRTSLDHACAHTLRLASRFRLPETTRRADRLCRDALAEAVSSVAPTESGRGV, from the coding sequence ATGAAGATCATTGACGTGCCCGCCGACTGGCCTGCCGACGAGAGCACCGCCCTGGCGGTTCAAGACGCACTGCGGGATCGACTCGTCCTGGACGAACCGGGACCGGAGCCCGGCACCGGACGCGTGACGGGCGTGGACGTGGCCTACGACGACGACCTCGATCTCGTCGCCGCGGCAGCCGTCGTCCTCGATGCCCGCACCCACACGGTCATCGAGGAGAGCACCGCGGTGTGCAGGGTCGCCTTCCCCTACGTACCCGGTCTCCTGGCCTTCCGGGAGATCCCCGCCGTACTCGGCGCGCTGGCCGCACTGGCGGGTGATCCGGGGCTGCTCGTGTGCGACGGCTACGGGCGGGCGCACCCACGGAGGTTCGGCCTCGCGAGCCATCTGGGCGTGGTGACGGGACTGCCCAGCATCGGTGTGGCCAAGAACCCGTTCGTCTTCAGCCATCCGGAACCCGGTCCGCACCGCGGCGATACGGCGCCCTTGATCGCCGACGACGGCGAGGAGGTCGGCCGCGCACTACGCACCCAGGACCGGGTGAAGCCCGTGTACGTATCGGTCGGACACCGGACCTCTCTCGACCACGCCTGCGCCCACACTCTCCGGTTGGCGTCCCGCTTCCGGCTTCCGGAGACCACACGCCGGGCCGATCGGCTCTGCCGCGATGCCCTTGCCGAGGCCGTCTCCTCCGTGGCTCCTACGGAGTCCGGCCGTGGTGTCTGA
- a CDS encoding WD40/YVTN/BNR-like repeat-containing protein → MGKTRRLVSMGLGAAVLAAFLLTPAQAAPVGNDHQTASGHDERTPRATIWSLKGTGTDVRFRGLAAVSRTTAWVAGSKGTVLRTADAGRTWRNVSPPGAEGLEFRDVEAFDQRRAVVLAIGEGEASRILRTSDGGATWSESFRNSDPRAFYDCVTFFDSRHGLALSDPVDGAFRILSTRDGGRSWRVLPSAGMPPAQQGEAGFAASGQCLVSSGPRDAWFATGGGATARVFHSADRGLTWSVSESGVPAADPARGVFALAFHGRGHGLAVGGDYRTGQPSPQAAAVSRDGGRNWRPSTTPPPAYRSGVTWLPRTSVAALAVGPTGTDLTVDGGRNWHTVDNGSYDTVDCAADTGCWASGEKGRVARLEP, encoded by the coding sequence ATGGGGAAGACGAGACGGTTGGTGTCGATGGGGCTGGGTGCAGCCGTGCTCGCCGCCTTCCTGCTGACTCCGGCGCAAGCGGCGCCCGTCGGCAACGACCACCAGACCGCCAGCGGGCACGACGAGCGAACCCCACGCGCGACGATCTGGAGCCTGAAGGGCACCGGCACCGACGTACGGTTCCGCGGGCTCGCCGCGGTCAGCCGCACCACCGCCTGGGTAGCCGGTTCCAAGGGCACGGTGCTGCGCACTGCCGATGCCGGTCGCACCTGGCGAAACGTCTCACCACCAGGTGCCGAGGGGCTGGAGTTCCGCGATGTCGAGGCGTTCGACCAGCGCAGGGCAGTGGTACTCGCCATCGGGGAGGGCGAGGCGTCCCGCATCCTGCGCACCAGCGACGGCGGAGCCACCTGGTCCGAGTCCTTCCGCAACTCGGACCCGCGGGCCTTCTACGACTGCGTGACCTTCTTCGACAGCCGCCATGGACTCGCCCTGAGTGACCCGGTGGACGGCGCGTTCCGCATCCTCTCCACCCGCGACGGCGGACGCTCCTGGCGCGTGCTCCCCAGCGCCGGAATGCCCCCCGCCCAGCAGGGTGAAGCGGGCTTTGCGGCCAGCGGCCAGTGCCTGGTCAGCTCCGGCCCCCGCGATGCGTGGTTCGCGACCGGAGGAGGCGCGACGGCCAGGGTCTTCCACTCCGCCGACCGGGGCTTGACCTGGTCGGTCTCCGAATCCGGCGTCCCCGCCGCCGATCCCGCCCGGGGAGTGTTCGCCCTCGCCTTCCACGGCCGTGGACACGGCCTGGCGGTCGGCGGCGACTACCGCACCGGCCAGCCGTCGCCGCAGGCCGCCGCCGTGAGCCGGGACGGCGGACGGAACTGGCGGCCCTCGACGACCCCGCCGCCCGCCTATCGATCCGGTGTGACCTGGCTGCCCCGCACCTCGGTCGCGGCGCTCGCCGTCGGCCCGACCGGCACGGATCTGACCGTGGACGGAGGCAGGAACTGGCACACCGTCGACAACGGCTCGTACGACACCGTCGACTGCGCCGCGGACACCGGCTGCTGGGCTTCGGGGGAGAAGGGCAGGGTCGCCCGGCTGGAACCGTAG
- a CDS encoding CaiB/BaiF CoA transferase family protein codes for MTATPEPTRMAAHTHGPLTGVRVVELAGIGPGPFAAMLLADLGADVVRVDRPGGAGLAIDPAYDLTNRNKRSVLIDLKTEQGVVQVLDLVERADILIEGYRPGVAERLGVGPAECLARNPQLVYGRMTGWGQDGPLAERAGHDLSYIAVTGTLGMIGKPDEPPVAPANILGDYAGGSLYLVIGVLAALQHARTGTGRGQVVDAAIVDGASHLSTMIHAMMAAGGWQDRRGSNLLDGGCPFYGTYETADGEYMAVAPLEQQFYREFIGLLGVEGEVPARKDFARWGELREAIAAQFKTRTRDQWTLVFEGSDACVAPVLSLREAPAHPHLAARGTFVDHLGVVQPAPAPRFSATPGAVRTGPALPGADTEAVARDWGVPGLRTSAAPS; via the coding sequence ATGACGGCCACGCCCGAGCCGACCCGCATGGCGGCACACACCCACGGACCGCTCACGGGCGTGCGCGTGGTGGAACTCGCGGGCATCGGCCCCGGGCCGTTCGCCGCCATGCTGCTGGCTGACCTCGGAGCCGATGTGGTCCGCGTCGACCGACCCGGCGGTGCGGGGCTGGCCATCGACCCGGCGTACGACCTCACCAATCGCAACAAGCGGTCCGTGCTCATCGATCTGAAGACCGAGCAGGGCGTCGTTCAGGTCCTCGACCTGGTGGAGCGCGCGGACATCCTGATCGAGGGATACCGGCCGGGAGTCGCCGAACGGCTCGGCGTCGGACCCGCCGAATGCCTCGCGCGCAACCCCCAACTGGTCTACGGCCGGATGACCGGATGGGGCCAGGACGGGCCGCTCGCCGAACGAGCCGGCCACGACCTCTCCTACATCGCCGTCACCGGCACCCTCGGCATGATCGGCAAACCCGACGAGCCCCCGGTCGCGCCGGCCAACATCCTCGGTGACTACGCGGGCGGCTCGCTCTACCTGGTGATCGGAGTGCTGGCCGCACTGCAACACGCCCGTACGGGAACGGGCCGGGGCCAAGTCGTCGATGCCGCCATCGTCGACGGCGCGAGCCACCTCTCCACCATGATCCACGCCATGATGGCGGCCGGAGGCTGGCAGGACCGCCGCGGCAGCAATCTGCTGGACGGCGGCTGCCCCTTCTACGGCACATACGAGACCGCCGACGGCGAGTACATGGCAGTCGCCCCGTTGGAGCAGCAGTTCTACCGAGAGTTCATCGGACTGCTCGGCGTCGAGGGCGAGGTGCCCGCCCGCAAGGACTTCGCGCGCTGGGGCGAACTGCGCGAGGCCATCGCCGCCCAGTTCAAGACGCGCACCCGTGACCAGTGGACGCTGGTCTTCGAAGGCAGCGACGCCTGTGTCGCACCGGTTCTCTCCCTCCGGGAAGCGCCCGCGCACCCGCACCTCGCCGCCCGTGGCACCTTTGTCGACCACCTCGGGGTCGTGCAGCCGGCCCCCGCCCCCCGATTCTCGGCGACGCCCGGCGCGGTGCGCACCGGGCCCGCCCTGCCCGGCGCCGATACGGAGGCGGTGGCCCGGGACTGGGGTGTTCCCGGTCTCCGGACCTCAGCGGCTCCGAGCTAG
- a CDS encoding YciI family protein, with the protein MFVLELTYTGGSERADELMDAHLTWLNTWYEKGVFLASGRKDPRDGGVILAVGNDREQIERIAADDPFTTGGVCAYRITEFIATRTVPELAPYRQQPRS; encoded by the coding sequence ATGTTCGTACTGGAGTTGACGTACACGGGTGGCTCGGAGCGGGCCGATGAGCTGATGGACGCGCATCTGACCTGGCTGAACACCTGGTACGAGAAGGGCGTCTTCCTGGCGTCCGGGCGGAAGGACCCGCGCGACGGCGGGGTGATCCTGGCGGTGGGCAACGACCGTGAGCAGATCGAGAGGATCGCCGCGGACGACCCCTTCACCACCGGCGGGGTGTGTGCGTACCGGATCACGGAGTTCATCGCCACGCGGACGGTTCCGGAACTCGCCCCCTACCGTCAGCAGCCCAGGTCCTAG
- a CDS encoding SsgA family sporulation/cell division regulator, with amino-acid sequence MATVPVTLRYDSRDPFAVRMHFPAPATLEDSEVTWAFGRELLAAGVSAPSGVGDVRVRPYGYDRTAVEFRAPQGVAIVHLRTGELRRFLRRAQGAVPWGREYQYLNLDQGLSELLRNGR; translated from the coding sequence ATGGCGACCGTCCCGGTGACGCTGCGTTATGACTCAAGAGACCCTTTTGCCGTTCGGATGCATTTCCCGGCGCCCGCGACCTTGGAGGACTCCGAGGTCACCTGGGCCTTTGGACGAGAGCTGCTCGCGGCAGGGGTCAGCGCACCGTCCGGAGTCGGCGATGTACGCGTAAGGCCGTACGGCTACGACCGTACGGCCGTGGAGTTCCGTGCGCCCCAAGGGGTGGCGATCGTGCATCTGCGCACCGGTGAGCTGCGCCGATTCCTGCGAAGGGCGCAGGGTGCGGTGCCCTGGGGGCGGGAGTACCAGTACCTCAACCTCGACCAGGGCCTTTCCGAGTTGCTGCGCAACGGCCGCTGA
- a CDS encoding 3-hydroxyacyl-CoA dehydrogenase NAD-binding domain-containing protein: MTESTESTNSTQSTENAPVIRWERDGTGVVTLVLDDPHQSANTMNQAFRQAISAIADRAEAERDSIRGIIVTSAKKTFFAGGDLKDLLRAGPADAQQIFDAGMSVKQALRRIETLGKPVVAAINGAALGGGYEIALACHHRIALDAPGSRIGLPEVTLGLLPGGGGITRTVRLFGVADALLKLLLQGTQYTPARALENGLVHEVATSVQDMTARAHAFIDAHPESHQPWDIKGYKIPGGTPSNPRFAADLPAYPANLKKQTGGAPFPAPRNILAAAVEGSQVGFETAQTIEARYFTELVVGQTAKNMIQALFFDLQAVNSGASRPRGIEPRPVRKVAVLGAGMMGAGIAYSCARAGIDVVLKDVSLDGARNGKAYAERLLAKVLSRGRTTEAKRDALLARITPTADPADLAGCDAVIEAVFEDTALKHQVFQEIQDIVAPDALLCSNTSTLPITLLAKGVERPADFTGLHFFSPVDKMPLVEIIRGEHTGDPALARAFDLVRQLGKTPIVVQDSRGFFTSRVIGRFINEGVAMVGEGIDPASVEQAAAQAGYPAKVLSLMDELTLTLPRRIREETRRAVEESGDRWIAHPADEVIDRMVDEFGRTGRSTGAGFYEYENGRRTHLWPGLRTHFTRTDVDVPFEDMQERMLFAEALDSVRCVEEGVLTSVADANIGSIMGIGFPAWTGGVLQYINGYAGGVPGFLARSRELAARYGVRFEPPALLVAKAERGETFTDGR; this comes from the coding sequence ATGACCGAGAGCACCGAGAGCACCAACAGCACTCAGAGCACCGAGAACGCCCCTGTGATCCGTTGGGAACGGGACGGCACCGGTGTCGTCACCCTCGTCCTCGACGATCCCCACCAGTCCGCCAACACCATGAACCAGGCGTTCCGACAAGCGATCTCCGCCATCGCCGACCGGGCCGAAGCGGAACGAGACTCGATCCGGGGGATCATCGTCACCTCCGCCAAGAAGACCTTCTTCGCCGGCGGCGACCTCAAGGACCTCCTCCGGGCGGGACCTGCGGATGCACAGCAGATCTTCGACGCCGGAATGTCCGTCAAACAGGCGCTGCGCAGAATCGAGACCCTCGGCAAACCCGTCGTGGCGGCCATCAACGGAGCAGCGCTCGGCGGCGGCTACGAAATCGCCCTCGCCTGCCACCACCGCATCGCGCTCGATGCTCCCGGCTCCCGGATCGGACTGCCCGAAGTCACTCTGGGGCTGCTTCCCGGCGGTGGGGGCATCACCCGGACCGTCCGGCTGTTCGGCGTCGCGGACGCCCTGCTCAAACTGCTCCTCCAGGGCACCCAGTACACCCCCGCACGGGCTCTGGAGAACGGCTTGGTCCACGAAGTCGCCACCTCGGTGCAGGACATGACGGCCAGGGCCCACGCCTTCATCGACGCCCATCCCGAGTCACACCAGCCCTGGGACATCAAGGGGTACAAGATCCCCGGTGGCACTCCCTCCAACCCGCGGTTCGCCGCGGACCTCCCGGCGTATCCGGCGAACCTCAAGAAGCAGACGGGGGGCGCCCCCTTCCCTGCGCCGCGCAACATCCTCGCGGCGGCCGTGGAAGGCTCCCAGGTCGGCTTTGAGACCGCACAGACCATCGAGGCGCGCTACTTCACCGAACTCGTCGTCGGACAGACCGCGAAGAACATGATCCAGGCCCTGTTCTTCGATCTCCAGGCGGTGAATTCCGGTGCCAGCAGGCCGCGGGGCATCGAGCCCCGGCCGGTCCGCAAGGTGGCGGTCCTCGGGGCGGGCATGATGGGTGCGGGCATCGCCTACTCCTGTGCCCGGGCCGGGATCGACGTCGTCCTCAAGGACGTGTCACTCGACGGCGCCCGCAACGGCAAGGCGTACGCGGAGCGACTGTTGGCCAAGGTGCTCTCCCGCGGCCGGACCACCGAGGCCAAACGGGACGCTCTGCTGGCACGCATCACTCCCACTGCGGATCCGGCCGACCTCGCCGGCTGTGACGCGGTGATCGAGGCCGTCTTCGAGGACACCGCGCTCAAGCACCAGGTGTTCCAGGAGATCCAGGACATCGTCGCCCCGGACGCCCTGCTGTGTTCCAACACCTCGACCCTGCCGATCACCCTCCTGGCCAAAGGGGTCGAGCGGCCCGCGGACTTCACCGGGCTCCACTTCTTCTCACCCGTCGACAAGATGCCCCTCGTGGAGATCATCAGGGGTGAGCACACCGGTGATCCGGCGCTGGCCCGCGCCTTCGACCTCGTACGCCAACTCGGGAAGACGCCGATCGTCGTCCAGGACTCCCGGGGGTTCTTCACCTCGCGGGTCATCGGCCGGTTCATCAATGAAGGCGTCGCCATGGTCGGAGAGGGCATCGACCCCGCATCCGTCGAACAGGCTGCGGCGCAGGCCGGATACCCCGCCAAGGTCCTCTCCCTGATGGACGAACTGACGTTGACACTGCCTCGAAGGATCCGTGAGGAGACCCGGCGCGCGGTTGAGGAGTCGGGCGACCGTTGGATCGCGCACCCCGCCGACGAGGTCATCGACCGGATGGTCGACGAGTTCGGCCGCACCGGACGCAGCACGGGAGCGGGTTTCTACGAGTACGAGAACGGGCGGCGCACCCACCTCTGGCCCGGTCTGCGGACCCACTTCACCCGAACCGATGTGGATGTGCCCTTCGAGGACATGCAGGAGCGGATGCTCTTCGCCGAAGCGCTGGACTCGGTGCGTTGTGTGGAAGAGGGCGTCCTGACGTCCGTCGCCGACGCCAACATCGGCTCCATCATGGGCATCGGATTCCCGGCCTGGACGGGCGGCGTACTCCAGTACATCAACGGGTACGCCGGTGGCGTCCCCGGCTTCCTGGCGCGCTCGCGGGAGCTGGCTGCCCGCTATGGCGTGCGCTTCGAGCCCCCCGCGTTGCTGGTGGCGAAGGCCGAGCGGGGGGAGACATTCACCGACGGGCGTTGA
- a CDS encoding saccharopine dehydrogenase family protein has translation MNSQNGTGGTVRPHDIVIFGATGFVGELTARYLARHAPEGCRWAIAGRNRQKLEQLRDSLSVQHPECAELPLIVAASDDTRAIGELAASARVVASTVGPYLWHGERLVAACADAGTDYLDLTGEPEFVDLMFVRHDARARETGARLVHACGFDSVPHDLGVYFTVRELPEGVPLKVDGFVRTRAAFSGGTLASALNVLGRARQSLQAARERRLHEPRLVGRRARSPMGGPRFSRETGAWALPLPLIDPQIVARSARALPRYGPDFRYRHYAAVNSLPVALGGVAAVGTLVGLAQLPAARRWFSTVVKPGDGPTEERRARSWFSVRFVGEGGGRKVYTEVSGGDPGYDETAKIFAESALSLAFDPLPNRSGQLTPAVAMGDALLERLQTAGIRFRVAARC, from the coding sequence GTGAACAGCCAGAACGGGACCGGCGGCACAGTGCGTCCCCATGACATCGTGATCTTCGGAGCGACCGGGTTCGTCGGCGAACTCACCGCCCGTTACCTCGCCCGACACGCACCCGAGGGATGCCGCTGGGCCATTGCCGGCCGCAATCGACAGAAACTTGAACAACTGCGCGATTCCCTCTCCGTACAGCATCCCGAGTGTGCAGAGCTCCCCCTCATCGTGGCGGCGTCTGACGACACCCGGGCGATCGGTGAACTCGCCGCCTCCGCGAGGGTGGTGGCATCGACCGTCGGCCCCTACCTCTGGCACGGGGAACGGTTGGTGGCCGCCTGCGCCGATGCCGGCACCGACTACCTCGACCTCACCGGGGAGCCGGAGTTCGTCGATCTGATGTTCGTGCGCCACGATGCGCGGGCCCGGGAGACCGGCGCCCGACTGGTCCACGCCTGCGGGTTCGACTCCGTGCCACACGATCTCGGTGTCTACTTCACCGTCCGCGAGCTTCCCGAAGGCGTGCCGTTGAAGGTGGACGGGTTCGTTCGTACCCGTGCCGCGTTCTCCGGCGGCACCCTCGCATCGGCACTCAATGTGCTGGGTCGGGCAAGGCAGTCGTTGCAGGCTGCGCGGGAGCGCAGGTTGCACGAGCCGCGGCTGGTGGGGCGACGGGCCCGGTCGCCGATGGGGGGTCCCCGGTTCAGTCGGGAAACGGGCGCCTGGGCGCTGCCGCTACCGCTGATCGATCCGCAGATCGTCGCGCGTTCGGCCCGTGCGCTCCCCCGCTACGGCCCGGACTTCCGCTACCGGCACTACGCGGCGGTGAACTCGCTCCCGGTGGCCCTGGGCGGGGTGGCCGCCGTGGGCACCCTGGTGGGGCTCGCCCAACTCCCCGCGGCCCGAAGGTGGTTCTCGACGGTGGTCAAACCGGGCGATGGTCCCACCGAGGAGCGTCGGGCCAGGAGTTGGTTCTCGGTGCGCTTCGTGGGCGAGGGAGGCGGGCGGAAGGTCTACACGGAGGTGTCGGGGGGAGACCCTGGCTACGACGAGACGGCGAAGATCTTCGCGGAGTCCGCGCTGTCGCTGGCCTTCGACCCGTTGCCGAACCGCTCGGGACAGCTGACACCGGCGGTCGCCATGGGCGACGCGTTGTTGGAACGGCTCCAGACGGCGGGCATCCGCTTTCGGGTGGCGGCCCGCTGCTGA